In the genome of Candidatus Zixiibacteriota bacterium, one region contains:
- a CDS encoding O-antigen ligase family protein, whose amino-acid sequence MNKTHAALPAIGSPIAQSILIFLILAAPALGALYIGKSMLSLVYIGGLAALVLLNLPRVCLLLYLLTLGFYFPVHMTGFAIHMYDVAALLLFGAVLMDSLLRTKTKFERTPFDYPLVFFIGAAAISLVFAHNRQLGLVPLVRLVLIYIMFRVVFRIALEINIRKILLYYIGLVTALSLFNCFIFISSGGKLRVFGPSGLGYEYLAMTALPMAMAFMIWAESRSKQFFFGLCCVTMLGGIFATQSRAPLLTVILAILALFIFSQLKATREQSPHIGKSFRKVIFIGLVASILIFVFSNTIFVGFLVRMGNFFESASEPQGTIALRIILWTAAIKGFLTAPFFGIGLGNFHLIEEVVPGVKAEPLWYYVRQMSAHNVLLHYMVECGMLGGIALLAIVYSAFKTSYGNFKAKLSPAATQVNAALFIAMFVFCITVFYTRAWTWEQGAHILSLIFGMSAALKVRIDNGLELD is encoded by the coding sequence GATATTTCTGATACTTGCCGCTCCCGCGCTGGGAGCGCTTTATATCGGCAAGTCGATGCTGAGTCTTGTCTATATCGGGGGGCTGGCCGCGCTCGTTTTGCTCAATCTGCCGAGGGTGTGTCTCTTGCTCTATCTTCTGACCCTGGGCTTCTATTTCCCTGTTCACATGACCGGATTCGCTATTCATATGTATGACGTTGCGGCCCTGTTGCTTTTTGGTGCGGTTTTGATGGATTCGCTTTTGCGGACAAAAACTAAATTTGAACGCACGCCATTCGATTACCCATTGGTCTTCTTTATTGGCGCGGCGGCCATTTCGCTGGTTTTTGCCCACAACAGACAGCTTGGCCTTGTGCCTCTTGTGCGGCTTGTTTTGATTTATATCATGTTCCGGGTTGTGTTTAGAATTGCCCTTGAGATAAATATCAGGAAAATTTTACTGTACTATATTGGACTGGTCACTGCGCTGTCGCTCTTTAACTGTTTTATCTTTATCAGTTCTGGCGGAAAACTTCGCGTGTTTGGGCCATCGGGGTTAGGGTATGAATACCTTGCCATGACCGCCCTGCCGATGGCGATGGCATTCATGATCTGGGCTGAATCCCGTTCAAAGCAGTTTTTTTTCGGTCTATGCTGTGTCACAATGCTTGGTGGGATATTCGCCACCCAGTCACGCGCCCCTTTGCTAACTGTGATACTGGCCATACTCGCTCTTTTTATTTTCAGTCAACTCAAAGCAACTCGTGAACAGAGCCCCCATATCGGTAAAAGTTTTCGAAAGGTTATATTCATTGGATTGGTCGCGAGCATACTGATATTTGTCTTCAGTAATACAATTTTTGTTGGTTTTCTGGTGAGGATGGGAAATTTCTTCGAGTCGGCATCTGAGCCGCAAGGAACAATCGCGCTGAGGATAATTCTATGGACTGCAGCCATTAAGGGATTTTTAACAGCGCCATTTTTTGGTATCGGGCTTGGCAATTTTCATCTCATAGAAGAAGTCGTGCCCGGGGTAAAAGCCGAACCGCTCTGGTATTACGTCCGCCAGATGTCGGCGCACAATGTTCTTTTGCATTATATGGTCGAATGCGGGATGCTTGGCGGGATCGCGCTTCTGGCAATCGTCTACAGCGCCTTCAAAACGAGTTACGGTAATTTCAAAGCAAAGCTCTCCCCTGCGGCCACCCAGGTCAATGCCGCGCTTTTTATCGCGATGTTCGTCTTTTGCATCACCGTTTTTTATACCCGAGCCTGGACATGGGAACAGGGCGCTCATATACTTTCGCTGATATTTGGTATGAGTGCGGCCCTGAAAGTTCGCATCGACAATGGCCTTGAACTTGACTAA
- a CDS encoding Fe-S cluster assembly protein HesB gives MALNLTKQDYDSASLTSNQIRTFRKKILSFYALHGRKLPWRKTTDPYRIAIAEIMLQQTQVERVIPKYQAWISRWPNWKSLARANTRELLHEWSGLGYNRRALYLGRMARYIVDMCDGVLPSSPVELQALPGIGLYTSRAILIFAFNKPIATIDTNIRRVLIHELKLPPAISAKELEEIALTVLPKKRSRDWHNALMDYSRLVLPRRIANIPPRSVQSKFHGSLRQIRGEIIRQLTRKKSVRVKTISEVLSRDEVEVLKAAGALQAEGTVVLRGKRIVLVLVLV, from the coding sequence ATGGCCTTGAACTTGACTAAGCAGGATTACGACAGCGCATCCCTTACATCGAATCAGATACGAACATTCCGCAAAAAGATTCTCTCGTTCTATGCTTTACACGGGCGCAAACTGCCGTGGCGCAAGACAACTGACCCGTACCGGATTGCCATCGCCGAGATAATGCTGCAGCAGACTCAGGTTGAGCGAGTTATTCCCAAATATCAGGCATGGATTTCGAGGTGGCCCAATTGGAAATCGCTGGCGAGAGCTAATACGCGAGAGCTGCTGCATGAGTGGTCGGGACTAGGATACAATCGACGCGCGCTCTACCTTGGACGCATGGCGCGCTACATTGTTGACATGTGCGATGGTGTCTTGCCGTCTTCGCCGGTAGAATTGCAGGCATTGCCGGGAATAGGGCTGTACACATCGCGGGCGATACTTATTTTCGCTTTCAACAAACCGATTGCGACAATTGATACAAATATCCGACGAGTGCTCATTCACGAGCTAAAGCTTCCTCCGGCTATATCGGCGAAGGAGCTTGAGGAAATCGCACTGACGGTTTTGCCTAAAAAGAGATCGCGCGACTGGCATAACGCCCTCATGGATTACAGCCGGCTTGTGTTGCCGCGACGGATCGCAAATATTCCGCCTCGATCGGTTCAGTCGAAATTCCATGGCTCACTTCGCCAGATAAGAGGCGAGATAATCAGACAACTCACCCGCAAAAAATCAGTACGGGTCAAAACCATCTCTGAAGTGTTGAGTCGTGACGAAGTCGAAGTCCTGAAAGCCGCCGGAGCCCTCCAAGCAGAAGGAACGGTTGTGCTGAGAGGGAAGAGGATAGTGTTAGTGTTAGTGTTAGTGTGA